The proteins below are encoded in one region of Rhinolophus sinicus isolate RSC01 linkage group LG07, ASM3656204v1, whole genome shotgun sequence:
- the ASF1B gene encoding histone chaperone ASF1B, translating to MAKVSVLNVAVLENPSPFHSPFRFEISFECNEALADDLEWKIIYVGSAESEEFDQILDSVLVGPVPAGRHMFVFQADAPNPSLIPESDAIGVTVVLITCTYHGQEFIRVGYYVNNEYSDPELRENPPLQPDFSQLQRNILASNPRVTRFHINWDNMDRLEDTENQDPALGCGLPLSCTPIKDLGFPGYIPSLLPENSMDCI from the exons ATGGCTAAGGTGTCGGTGCTGAATGTGGCCGTGCTGGAGAATCCGAGCCCTTTCCACAGCCCCTTCCGGTTCGAGATCAGCTTCGAGTGCAATGAGGCCCTGGCGGACG ACCTGGAGTGGAAGATTATTTATGTCGGCTCAGCTGAGAGTGAGGAGTTTGATCAAATCCTAGATTCAGTGCTCGTTGGCCCTGTCCCAGCAGGGAGACACATGTTTGTCTTTCAG GCTGATGCCCCCAACCCATCCCTCATCCCTGAGAGTGATGCCATCGGTGTGACCGTCGTCCTCATCACCTGTACCTACCATGGGCAGGAGTTTATCCGCGTGGGCTACTATGTCAACAATGAGTACTCCGACCCCGAGCTGCGGGAGAACCCGCCCCTGCAGCCAGACTTCTCTCAG CTCCAACGGAACATCTTGGCTTCGAATCCCCGGGTGACCCGTTTCCACATCAACTGGGACAACATGGACAGGCTGGAGGACACAGAGAACCAGGACCCTGCCCTGGGCTGCGGCCTCCCCCTCAGCTGCACCCCTATCAAAGACTTGGGGTTCCCTGGCTACATCCCCAGCCTTCTCCCCGAGAACTCCATGGACTGCATCTAA